A window from Leptospira meyeri encodes these proteins:
- a CDS encoding SH3 domain-containing protein, with amino-acid sequence MKKLFLVFLTSLVVFQCKKTPAFEVGQTAYISATVLNARKTPTLDGEKVGKLKLGDQVKVLERSDKDTEIDGITSYWYRVQSNFASGWVFGGYLSIDKVESRDAMIAAVQGNFVFCKIPNRDDCSNTIEFDGIRFVYREFSKYSGISEKLEGTFDVYSDHLVLDTKSRLIRPSIFIQYPQTEEERTAYYNAYYEYTESDEYLVSLSTYPVAGKEDLYFYICNDKLLLLREKKEKDSACKSEYAFTKSSYSSP; translated from the coding sequence ATGAAGAAATTGTTCCTTGTTTTCTTAACTTCTTTGGTTGTGTTCCAGTGTAAAAAAACACCGGCATTCGAGGTCGGCCAAACTGCATATATTTCTGCGACGGTTCTCAATGCACGAAAAACTCCCACATTGGATGGGGAGAAGGTGGGAAAATTAAAACTAGGCGATCAGGTGAAGGTTCTCGAGCGGTCCGATAAGGACACGGAAATAGACGGAATCACTTCTTATTGGTATCGTGTTCAATCAAATTTTGCATCCGGATGGGTGTTCGGTGGTTATCTTTCCATAGATAAAGTGGAATCCCGGGATGCTATGATTGCAGCCGTACAAGGGAATTTTGTTTTTTGTAAAATTCCAAATCGAGATGATTGTTCGAATACAATTGAATTCGACGGAATCAGATTTGTGTATCGAGAATTTAGTAAATATTCAGGTATTAGTGAAAAGTTAGAAGGTACATTCGATGTGTATTCGGACCATCTTGTTTTGGACACAAAGTCGAGGCTCATTCGTCCCTCTATTTTCATCCAATACCCACAAACAGAAGAAGAAAGAACTGCATATTATAATGCTTATTATGAGTATACAGAGTCGGATGAATATTTAGTTTCGTTAAGCACTTACCCGGTAGCGGGTAAAGAAGATTTGTATTTTTATATTTGTAACGACAAACTTTTGTTACTCAGAGAGAAAAAAGAAAAAGACTCTGCTTGTAAAAGCGAGTATGCTTTTACAAAATCTTCTTACTCTTCTCCTTAA
- a CDS encoding YidB family protein, whose translation MSFFESLKAVAAQAVELVQNNPQVVSGIQKIIEDNGGVSGIVQKFKEKGFAEAATSWVGTGENVNIGASDVMKVLGSDSVQELAKKVGLDSEATAGLIGNLLPMFIDKLSPDGKEPSGDITSQLSSLASLFTK comes from the coding sequence ATGAGTTTTTTCGAAAGTTTGAAAGCCGTCGCAGCTCAGGCAGTGGAGCTAGTCCAAAACAATCCCCAAGTTGTATCCGGTATCCAGAAGATTATAGAAGATAATGGTGGGGTATCCGGAATTGTCCAAAAGTTCAAAGAGAAAGGGTTTGCAGAAGCTGCTACTTCTTGGGTTGGAACTGGAGAAAACGTAAACATTGGTGCTTCTGATGTAATGAAGGTTCTCGGAAGCGATTCTGTGCAGGAGCTTGCAAAAAAGGTAGGATTGGATTCGGAAGCTACGGCAGGCCTCATTGGAAACTTATTGCCAATGTTCATCGATAAACTTTCTCCTGATGGAAAGGAACCAAGCGGGGATATCACTTCTCAGTTATCTTCGTTGGCATCTTTATTTACCAAATAA
- a CDS encoding FG-GAP-like repeat-containing protein has translation MALGISLFLVNCWANPLTHPPIECLMKQSNFLCPDKDPFRRFAPAQYLLLLPESSVTISNLTNHSIVETGFVVGTVPQGPTFVNVGIDDAPPTQVPVINGTWRYGLPAKAITGTFWTYGTLHTIYAHLPYERSNTIQVRMGTNHDTDGDGYPDLIVSATPNNSTQGYGYVYKSNPNTKQLDTTPNTVLTNGLTSYYFGSRIGSGDFNGDGYADILIGAQAYNAAIGRAYEFLSRGQSGIPSQNLNTGGTADAILDGVTDSGRFGTNIIGADVNADGYDDAIFASPWENELFIFHSQGPNAISSQSTNKANFVFKNPSPPNPDDNFGTYAYAGDVNGDGFLDLVVSAATYSTIIGRMYIFISNQGSLPTTPQQILVAPLESAPGCATGLGCQFGTSFVMDYFNSDRCIDLAVGGPQFNTRQGIVFVYHSNCDPINPYPNPPVATLVGPPTTSCNANNCFFGGTLASGDTNGDGLPDLLIGATGASAGIGDVYLVLNDPISGFRNMDLSAGGSADSLFSGSLTNRNFSQGLQFQDTNADGLQDIIISEPLTTNQLYTFHSIRGGVPKNQNLNGGGVTSQTLTPPAGTSLGNTIALWKTKAENYLWAMVVKTKEYFGFI, from the coding sequence ATGGCACTAGGAATCTCTTTATTCCTTGTCAATTGTTGGGCCAACCCTTTGACTCACCCGCCAATTGAATGTTTGATGAAACAATCCAACTTTCTTTGCCCAGACAAAGATCCTTTTCGACGTTTTGCCCCCGCACAGTATTTACTCCTCCTCCCAGAGTCTTCTGTCACCATCTCCAACCTAACCAACCACTCCATTGTGGAAACTGGGTTTGTTGTAGGAACCGTCCCGCAAGGACCAACTTTTGTAAATGTGGGAATTGATGATGCTCCTCCTACCCAAGTACCGGTGATCAATGGAACTTGGAGGTATGGTCTACCAGCAAAAGCCATTACTGGAACCTTCTGGACATATGGTACCCTTCACACTATCTATGCGCATTTGCCTTACGAAAGATCCAATACCATCCAAGTCCGGATGGGAACCAATCATGATACGGATGGAGATGGTTATCCGGATTTGATTGTATCGGCAACGCCAAACAATAGTACCCAAGGTTATGGATATGTTTACAAATCAAATCCAAATACGAAACAACTCGATACAACACCTAACACGGTGCTTACGAATGGACTCACTTCCTATTATTTTGGAAGTCGCATTGGATCTGGTGATTTTAATGGAGATGGGTATGCAGATATTTTAATAGGAGCACAAGCATATAATGCTGCAATTGGAAGGGCTTATGAATTTTTAAGTAGAGGCCAATCAGGGATTCCATCCCAAAACCTAAATACGGGTGGAACTGCTGATGCAATTCTTGATGGAGTAACAGATTCAGGAAGATTTGGTACGAATATCATCGGTGCTGATGTAAATGCAGATGGTTATGATGATGCTATCTTTGCTTCTCCATGGGAAAATGAATTATTTATTTTCCATAGTCAGGGCCCAAATGCAATATCTTCTCAGAGTACGAATAAAGCTAATTTTGTATTTAAAAATCCTTCTCCTCCGAATCCAGACGATAATTTCGGAACTTATGCCTATGCAGGTGATGTTAATGGAGATGGATTTTTAGACCTCGTTGTCAGTGCAGCTACGTATTCTACGATAATCGGCCGAATGTATATTTTTATTTCCAATCAAGGTTCCTTACCTACAACTCCTCAGCAAATCCTCGTTGCCCCATTAGAGTCAGCACCTGGGTGTGCGACTGGTCTTGGCTGCCAATTTGGAACCAGTTTTGTAATGGATTATTTCAACTCAGACCGTTGCATTGATCTTGCAGTAGGAGGACCCCAGTTCAACACAAGACAAGGAATTGTCTTTGTGTATCATTCCAATTGTGATCCAATCAATCCTTATCCGAATCCACCAGTGGCCACATTGGTAGGACCACCCACTACAAGTTGTAATGCAAACAATTGTTTCTTTGGGGGAACTTTAGCTTCTGGCGATACAAATGGAGATGGATTGCCTGACTTATTGATCGGAGCAACCGGTGCTAGTGCCGGGATTGGTGACGTTTACTTAGTGTTAAACGATCCAATTTCAGGATTTCGCAATATGGATTTAAGTGCAGGAGGATCAGCTGACAGTCTTTTTTCTGGGTCTCTTACAAATCGTAATTTCTCTCAAGGACTACAGTTCCAAGACACCAATGCAGATGGCCTACAAGATATCATCATCTCAGAACCATTGACCACCAATCAACTGTACACCTTTCATAGTATTCGAGGTGGTGTTCCAAAAAACCAAAACTTAAATGGAGGTGGAGTGACAAGCCAAACACTCACGCCACCTGCAGGAACTTCTTTGGGAAATACAATTGCGTTGTGGAAAACGAAAGCAGAGAATTATTTGTGGGCTATGGTCGTGAAAACAAAAGAGTATTTTGGTTTTATCTAA